The proteins below are encoded in one region of Engraulis encrasicolus isolate BLACKSEA-1 chromosome 1, IST_EnEncr_1.0, whole genome shotgun sequence:
- the LOC134457852 gene encoding adhesion G protein-coupled receptor E3-like — MLSIGPSTSLTGASQLVTSNVTVDIDLLGIARNNNGSASVVVIIHDRMHEVLNASLFKTEDSGTTVAMMSNVISITLPNTHNRTLPQPVNISMQHLTSVGLQDKRFCVYWKVSSWIQDGCHVSATNSSRTVCSCDHLSTFALIMSVDDNLESDPAVNVLNTILVLIGLLFLTLAVMTFALCRWNPRVSNVARLNLCVCLLLAHTLFLLTQSFLRRIRAHQVLCSVLAGVLHYLFLSSFVWMFIEAVMLFLSVRKLRQVKPSERAWLQWKVSLPIGYGIPLIIVGVSAGVNPEGHGSDKCWLMDDFKWSFLGPVCFLLVVNTILFLTIIITIQSTLKEARSDVSKVKYTRVLLFKLTVQFLILGCPWLLGMGAATSRVLEVLFLFLASQQGTAIFLIHCLLNTEVRCQYRKWWQRFGPSSKQPESGTGTGTGTASISLTQQPSRDT, encoded by the exons ATGCTGAGCATTGGGCCGAGCACTTCCCTGACTGGAGCCTCACAGCTGGTGACCTCTAATGTTACTGTTGACATCGACCTCCTGGGAATCGCTCGCAATAACAACG GTTCAGCATCAGTGGTGGTCATCATCCATGACAGGATGCATGAAGTCCTCAATGCAAGCCTCTTCAAGACAGAAGACAGTGGAACCACAGTTGCAATGATGTCCAACGTGATCTCCATCACCTTACCGAATACACATAATAGGACACTACCACAGCCAGTCAATATCAGCATGCAACACCTCACG TCTGTGGGTCTCCAGGATAAACGGTTTTGTGTGTACTGGAAAGTCTCTTCCtggattcaagatggctgccatgtcagTGCGACCAACTCCAGCCGCACCGTGTGCTCATGTGATCACCTCTCCACCTTCGCCCTCATCATGTCTGTAGATGACAACTTAGAG AGTGACCCTGCAGTGAACGTTCTGAACACCATCTTGGTGCTGATTGGCCTGCTGTTCCTGACCTTGGCGGTGATGACCTTTGCCCTCTGTCGATGGAACCCCAGGGTGTCCAACGTGGCTCgcctgaacctgtgtgtgtgtctgctgctggcCCACACCCTCTTCCTGCTCACACAGAGCTTCCTCAGACGAATAAGGGCCCACCAG gtgTTGTGCAGCGTACTGGCTGGAGTCCTGCactacctcttcctctcttcattcgTCTGGATGTTCATAGAGGCTGTGATGCTCTTCCTGTCTGTACGGAAGCTCAGGCAGGTCAAACCTAGCGAGAGGGCGTGGCTACAGTGGAAGGTCTCCCTCCCGATTGGCTACGGGATCCCGCTAATCATCGTGGGTGTGTCTGCTGGAGTGAACCCTGAGGGACACGGCAGTGACAA ATGCTGGCTAATGGACGACTTCAAATGGAGTTTCCTTGGCCCTGTTTGTTTCCTCCTTGTT GTCAACACCATCCTCttcctcaccatcatcatcaccatccagtCTACTCTGAAAGAGGCACGCAGTGACGTCTCAAAGGTCAAATACACCAG GGTTCTGCTGTTCAAACTGACAGTCCAGTTCCTCATCCTGGGTTGCCCCTGGTTACTGGGCATGGGGGCAGCCACAAGTCGGGTTCTAGAGGTTCTCTTCCTGTTCCTCGCCTCCCAGCAAGGAACCGCCATCTTCCTCATCCACTGCCTCCTCAACACAGAG gtgcggTGTCAGTACAGGAAGTGGTGGCAGAGGTTCGGTCCGTCCAGCAAGCAACCAGAGTCAGGAACTGGAACAGGGACTGGAACTGCCTCTATCAGTCTGACCCAGCAGCCAAGCAGGGACACTtga